A genomic window from Canis lupus dingo isolate Sandy chromosome 13, ASM325472v2, whole genome shotgun sequence includes:
- the LOC125752321 gene encoding histidine-rich glycoprotein-like isoform X43 has product MHTHAHTHTVDAWQVETHTHTHAHTHWLSGGWRRTQTHTHTLDAWQVETHTHWMPSRWRHTHTHTHTHTGCLVGRHTHTHWMPGRWRHTHAHTRAHTRTHTLDAWQVETHTCTHTRTRTQWMPGRWRRTRTHTRTHTGCLAGGDAHKHTHTHWMPGRWRHTHTGCLAGGDTHTHTHTHTHTGCLAGGDTHTLDAWQVETHTHTHTHTHWMPGRWRHKHTHTHTHTGCLAGGDTHTHTGCLAGGDTHTHTLDAWQVETHTHTHWMPGRWRHTHTHTGCLAGGDTHTHTLDAWQVETHTHTHWMPGRWRHTHTHTGCLAGRHTHTHWRDTHTHTGCLAGGDTHTHTHTHIPPLLHF; this is encoded by the exons atgcacacacacgcgcacacgcacacagtggatgcctggcaggtggagacgcacacgcacacacacgcgcacacacactgGCTGTCTGGCGGGTGGAgacgcacacaaacacacacacacacattggatgcctggcaggtggagacacacacacactggatgcctagcag gtggagacacacacacacacacacacacacacacactggatgcctggtag gtagacacacacacacacactggatgcctggcaggtggagacacacacatgcacacacacgcgcacacacgcgcacgcacacactggatgcctggcaggtggagacacacacatgcacacacacgcgcacacgcacacagtggatgcctggcaggtggagacgcacacgcacacacacgcgcacacacactgGCTGTCTGGCGGGTGGAgacgcacacaaacacacacacacacattggatgcctggcaggtggagacacacacacactggatgcctagcag gtggagacacacacacacacacacacacacacacacacactggatgcctggcaggtggagacacacacacactggatgcctggcag gtggagacacacacacacacacacacacacacacactggatgcctggcag gtggagacacaaacacacacacacacacacacacactggatgcctggcag gtggagacacacacacacacactggatgcctggcaggtggagacacacacacacacacactggatgcctggcaggtggagacacacacacacacacactggatgcctggcaggtggagacacacacacacacacactggatgcctggcaggtggagacacacacacacacacactggatgcctggcaggtggagacacacacacacacacactggatgcctggcaggtggagacacacacacacacacactggatgcctggcaggtagacacacacacacacactggagagacacacacacacacactggatgcctggcagggggagacacacacacacacacacacactcacatcccCCCTTTGCTGCATTTCTAG
- the LOC125752321 gene encoding filaggrin-2-like isoform X34, translating to MHTHAHTHTVDAWQVETHTHTHAHTHWLSGGWRRTQTHTHTLDAWQVETHTHWMPSRWRHTHTHTHTHTGCLVGRHTHTHWMPGRWRHTHAHTRAHTRTHTLDAWQVETHTCTHTRTRTQWMPGRWRRTRTHTRTHTGCLAGGDAHKHTHTHWMPGRWRHTHTGCLAGGDTHTHTHTHTHTGCLAGGDTHTLDAWQVETHTHTHTHTHWMPGRGRHKHTNTHTLDAWQVETHTHTHTHTHTGCLAGGDTNTHTHTHTLDAWQVETHTHTLDAWQVETHTHTHWMPGRWRHTHTHTGCLAGGDTHTHTLDAWQVETHTHTHWMPGRWRHTHTHTGCLAGGDTHTHTLDAWQVDTHTHTGETHTHTLDAWQGETHTHTHTLTSPLCCISRALSSPRSPRSCYDRGGSGYSACRGLQTHTEREAETQAETQAEEEAGSMPGA from the exons atgcacacacacgcgcacacgcacacagtggatgcctggcaggtggagacgcacacgcacacacacgcgcacacacactgGCTGTCTGGCGGGTGGAgacgcacacaaacacacacacacacattggatgcctggcaggtggagacacacacacactggatgcctagcag gtggagacacacacacacacacacacacacacacactggatgcctggtag gtagacacacacacacacactggatgcctggcaggtggagacacacacatgcacacacacgcgcacacacgcgcacgcacacactggatgcctggcaggtggagacacacacatgcacacacacgcgcacacgcacacagtggatgcctggcaggtggagacgcacacgcacacacacgcgcacacacactgGCTGTCTGGCGGGTGGAgacgcacacaaacacacacacacacattggatgcctggcaggtggagacacacacacactggatgcctagcag gtggagacacacacacacacacacacacacacacacacactggatgcctggcaggtggagacacacacacactggatgcctggcag gtggagacacacacacacacacacacacacacacactggatgcctggcag ggggagacacaaacacacaaacacacacacactggatgcctggcaggtggagacacacacacacacacacacacacacacacactggatgcctggcag gtggagacacaaacacacacacacacacacacacactggatgcctggcag gtggagacacacacacacacactggatgcctggcaggtggagacacacacacacacacactggatgcctggcaggtggagacacacacacacacacactggatgcctggcaggtggagacacacacacacacacactggatgcctggcaggtggagacacacacacacacacactggatgcctggcaggtggagacacacacacacacacactggatgcctggcaggtggagacacacacacacacacactggatgcctggcaggtagacacacacacacacactggagagacacacacacacacactggatgcctggcagggggagacacacacacacacacacacactcacatcccCCCTTTGCTGCATTTCTAGGGCTCTCTCCTCCCCCAGATCCCCCAGATCCTGTTATGATAGAGGTGGCAGTGGCTACTCTGCATGTAGGGGTctccagacacacacagagagagaggcagagacacaggcagagacacaggcagaggaagaagcaggctccatgccgggagcctga
- the LOC125752321 gene encoding filaggrin-2-like isoform X21, which produces MHTHAHTHTVDAWQVETHTHTHAHTHWLSGGWRRTQTHTHTLDAWQVETHTHWMPSRWRHTHTHTHTHTGCLVGRHTHTHWMPGRWRHTHAHTRAHTRTHTLDAWQVETHTCTHTRTRTQWMPGRWRRTRTHTRTHTGCLAGGDAHKHTHTHWMPGRWRHTHTGCLAGGDTHTHTHTHTHTGCLAGRHTHTHWMPGRWRHTHAHTRAHTRTHTLDAWQVETHTCTHTRTRTQWMPGRWRRTRTHTRTHTGCLAGGDAHKHTHTHWMPGRWRHTHTGCLAGGDTHAHTHTRTHWMPGRGRHKHTNTHTLDAWQVETHTHTHTHTHTLDAWQGETQTHKHTHTGCLAGGDTHTHTHTHTHWMPGRWRHKHTHTHTHTGCLAGGDTHTHTGCLAGGDTHTHTLDAWQVETHTHTHWMPGRWRHTHTHTGCLAGGDTHTHTLDAWQVETHTHTHWMPGRWRHTHTHTGCLAGRHTHTHWRDTHTHTGCLAGGDTHTHTHTHIPPLLHF; this is translated from the exons atgcacacacacgcgcacacgcacacagtggatgcctggcaggtggagacgcacacgcacacacacgcgcacacacactgGCTGTCTGGCGGGTGGAgacgcacacaaacacacacacacacattggatgcctggcaggtggagacacacacacactggatgcctagcag gtggagacacacacacacacacacacacacacacactggatgcctggtag gtagacacacacacacacactggatgcctggcaggtggagacacacacatgcacacacacgcgcacacacgcgcacgcacacactggatgcctggcaggtggagacacacacatgcacacacacgcgcacacgcacacagtggatgcctggcaggtggagacgcacacgcacacacacgcgcacacacactgGCTGTCTGGCGGGTGGAgacgcacacaaacacacacacacacattggatgcctggcaggtggagacacacacacactggatgcctagcag gtggagacacacacacacacacacacacacacacacacactggatgcctggcag gtagacacacacacacacactggatgcctggcaggtggagacacacacatgcacacacacgcgcacacacgcgcacgcacacactggatgcctggcaggtggagacacacacatgcacacacacgcgcacacgcacacagtggatgcctggcaggtggagacgcacacgcacacacacgcgcacacacactgGCTGTCTGGCGGGTGGAgacgcacacaaacacacacacacacattggatgcctggcaggtggagacacacacacactggatgcctagcag gtggagacacacacgcgcacacacacacacgcacacactggatgcctggcagggggagacacaaacacacaaacacacacacactggatgcctggcaggtggagacacacacacacacacacacacacacacacacactggatgcctggcag ggggagacacaaacacacaaacacacacacactggatgcctggcaggtggagacacacacacacacacacacacacacacacactggatgcctggcag gtggagacacaaacacacacacacacacacacacactggatgcctggcag gtggagacacacacacacacactggatgcctggcaggtggagacacacacacacacacactggatgcctggcaggtggagacacacacacacacacactggatgcctggcaggtggagacacacacacacacacactggatgcctggcaggtggagacacacacacacacacactggatgcctggcaggtggagacacacacacacacacactggatgcctggcaggtggagacacacacacacacacactggatgcctggcaggtagacacacacacacacactggagagacacacacacacacactggatgcctggcagggggagacacacacacacacacacacactcacatcccCCCTTTGCTGCATTTCTAG
- the LOC125752321 gene encoding histidine-rich glycoprotein-like isoform X29, which translates to MHTHAHTHTVDAWQVETHTHTHAHTHWLSGGWRRTQTHTHTLDAWQVETHTHWMPSRWRHTHTHTHTHTGCLVGRHTHTHWMPGRWRHTHAHTRAHTRTHTLDAWQVETHTCTHTRTRTQWMPGRWRRTRTHTRTHTGCLAGGDAHKHTHTHWMPGRWRHTHTGCLAGGDTHTHTHTHTHTGCLAGRHTHTHWMPGRWRHTHAHTRAHTRTHTLDAWQVETHTCTHTRTRTQWMPGRWRRTRTHTRTHTGCLAGGDAHKHTHTHWMPGRWRHTHTGCLAGGDTHAHTHTRTHWMPGRGRHKHTNTHTLDAWQVETHTHTHTHTHWMPGRWRHKHTHTHTHTGCLAGGDTHTHTGCLAGGDTHTHTLDAWQVETHTHTHWMPGRWRHTHTHTGCLAGGDTHTHTLDAWQVETHTHTHWMPGRWRHTHTHTGCLAGRHTHTHWRDTHTHTGCLAGGDTHTHTHTHIPPLLHF; encoded by the exons atgcacacacacgcgcacacgcacacagtggatgcctggcaggtggagacgcacacgcacacacacgcgcacacacactgGCTGTCTGGCGGGTGGAgacgcacacaaacacacacacacacattggatgcctggcaggtggagacacacacacactggatgcctagcag gtggagacacacacacacacacacacacacacacactggatgcctggtag gtagacacacacacacacactggatgcctggcaggtggagacacacacatgcacacacacgcgcacacacgcgcacgcacacactggatgcctggcaggtggagacacacacatgcacacacacgcgcacacgcacacagtggatgcctggcaggtggagacgcacacgcacacacacgcgcacacacactgGCTGTCTGGCGGGTGGAgacgcacacaaacacacacacacacattggatgcctggcaggtggagacacacacacactggatgcctagcag gtggagacacacacacacacacacacacacacacacacactggatgcctggcag gtagacacacacacacacactggatgcctggcaggtggagacacacacatgcacacacacgcgcacacacgcgcacgcacacactggatgcctggcaggtggagacacacacatgcacacacacgcgcacacgcacacagtggatgcctggcaggtggagacgcacacgcacacacacgcgcacacacactgGCTGTCTGGCGGGTGGAgacgcacacaaacacacacacacacattggatgcctggcaggtggagacacacacacactggatgcctagcag gtggagacacacacgcgcacacacacacacgcacacactggatgcctggcagggggagacacaaacacacaaacacacacacactggatgcctggcag gtggagacacacacacacacacacacacacacacactggatgcctggcag gtggagacacaaacacacacacacacacacacacactggatgcctggcag gtggagacacacacacacacactggatgcctggcaggtggagacacacacacacacacactggatgcctggcaggtggagacacacacacacacacactggatgcctggcaggtggagacacacacacacacacactggatgcctggcaggtggagacacacacacacacacactggatgcctggcaggtggagacacacacacacacacactggatgcctggcaggtggagacacacacacacacacactggatgcctggcaggtagacacacacacacacactggagagacacacacacacacactggatgcctggcagggggagacacacacacacacacacacactcacatcccCCCTTTGCTGCATTTCTAG
- the LOC125752321 gene encoding histidine-rich glycoprotein-like isoform X10: MHTHAHTHTVDAWQVETHTHTHAHTHWLSGGWRRTQTHTHTLDAWQVETHTHWMPSRWRHTHTHTHTHTGCLVGRHTHTHWMPGRWRHTHAHTRAHTRTHTLDAWQVETHTCTHTRTRTQWMPGRWRRTRTHTRTHTGCLAGGDAHKHTHTHWMPGRWRHTHTGCLAGGDTHTHTHTHTHTGCLAGRHTHTHWMPGRWRHTHAHTRAHTRTHTLDAWQVETHTCTHTRTRTQWMPGRWRRTRTHTRTHTGCLAGGDAHKHTHTHWMPGRWRHTHTGCLAGGDTHTHTHTHWMPGRWRHTRAHTHTHTLDAWQGETQTHKHTHTGCLAGGDTHTHTHTHTLDAWQVETHTHTHTHTHTGCLAGGDTNTHTHTHTLDAWQVETHTHTLDAWQVETHTHTHWMPGRWRHTHTHTGCLAGGDTHTHTLDAWQVETHTHTHWMPGRWRHTHTHTGCLAGGDTHTHTLDAWQVDTHTHTGETHTHTLDAWQGETHTHTHTLTSPLCCISRALSSPRSPRSCYDRGGSGYSACRGLQTHTEREAETQAETQAEEEAGSMPGA; this comes from the exons atgcacacacacgcgcacacgcacacagtggatgcctggcaggtggagacgcacacgcacacacacgcgcacacacactgGCTGTCTGGCGGGTGGAgacgcacacaaacacacacacacacattggatgcctggcaggtggagacacacacacactggatgcctagcag gtggagacacacacacacacacacacacacacacactggatgcctggtag gtagacacacacacacacactggatgcctggcaggtggagacacacacatgcacacacacgcgcacacacgcgcacgcacacactggatgcctggcaggtggagacacacacatgcacacacacgcgcacacgcacacagtggatgcctggcaggtggagacgcacacgcacacacacgcgcacacacactgGCTGTCTGGCGGGTGGAgacgcacacaaacacacacacacacattggatgcctggcaggtggagacacacacacactggatgcctagcag gtggagacacacacacacacacacacacacacacacacactggatgcctggcag gtagacacacacacacacactggatgcctggcaggtggagacacacacatgcacacacacgcgcacacacgcgcacgcacacactggatgcctggcaggtggagacacacacatgcacacacacgcgcacacgcacacagtggatgcctggcaggtggagacgcacacgcacacacacgcgcacacacactgGCTGTCTGGCGGGTGGAgacgcacacaaacacacacacacacattggatgcctggcaggtggagacacacacacactggatgcctagcaggtggagacacacacacacacacacacacacactggatgcctggcaggtggagacacacacgcgcacacacacacacgcacacactggatgcctggcagggggagacacaaacacacaaacacacacacactggatgcctggcag gtggagacacacacacacacacacacacacacacactggatgcctggcag gtggagacacacacacacacacacacacacacacacactggatgcctggcag gtggagacacaaacacacacacacacacacacacactggatgcctggcag gtggagacacacacacacacactggatgcctggcaggtggagacacacacacacacacactggatgcctggcaggtggagacacacacacacacacactggatgcctggcaggtggagacacacacacacacacactggatgcctggcaggtggagacacacacacacacacactggatgcctggcaggtggagacacacacacacacacactggatgcctggcaggtggagacacacacacacacacactggatgcctggcaggtagacacacacacacacactggagagacacacacacacacactggatgcctggcagggggagacacacacacacacacacacactcacatcccCCCTTTGCTGCATTTCTAGGGCTCTCTCCTCCCCCAGATCCCCCAGATCCTGTTATGATAGAGGTGGCAGTGGCTACTCTGCATGTAGGGGTctccagacacacacagagagagaggcagagacacaggcagagacacaggcagaggaagaagcaggctccatgccgggagcctga
- the LOC125752321 gene encoding filaggrin-2-like isoform X26, with product MHTHAHTHTVDAWQVETHTHTHAHTHWLSGGWRRTQTHTHTLDAWQVETHTHWMPSRWRHTHTHTHTHTGCLVGRHTHTHWMPGRWRHTHAHTRAHTRTHTLDAWQVETHTCTHTRTRTQWMPGRWRRTRTHTRTHTGCLAGGDAHKHTHTHWMPGRWRHTHTGCLAGGDTHTHTHTHTHTGCLAGRHTHTHWMPGRWRHTHAHTRAHTRTHTLDAWQVETHTCTHTRTRTQWMPGRWRRTRTHTRTHTGCLAGGDAHKHTHTHWMPGRWRHTHTGCLAGGDTHTHTHTHTGCLAGGDTNTHTHTHTLDAWQVETHTHTLDAWQVETHTHTHWMPGRWRHTHTHTGCLAGGDTHTHTLDAWQVETHTHTHWMPGRWRHTHTHTGCLAGGDTHTHTLDAWQVDTHTHTGETHTHTLDAWQGETHTHTHTLTSPLCCISRALSSPRSPRSCYDRGGSGYSACRGLQTHTEREAETQAETQAEEEAGSMPGA from the exons atgcacacacacgcgcacacgcacacagtggatgcctggcaggtggagacgcacacgcacacacacgcgcacacacactgGCTGTCTGGCGGGTGGAgacgcacacaaacacacacacacacattggatgcctggcaggtggagacacacacacactggatgcctagcag gtggagacacacacacacacacacacacacacacactggatgcctggtag gtagacacacacacacacactggatgcctggcaggtggagacacacacatgcacacacacgcgcacacacgcgcacgcacacactggatgcctggcaggtggagacacacacatgcacacacacgcgcacacgcacacagtggatgcctggcaggtggagacgcacacgcacacacacgcgcacacacactgGCTGTCTGGCGGGTGGAgacgcacacaaacacacacacacacattggatgcctggcaggtggagacacacacacactggatgcctagcag gtggagacacacacacacacacacacacacacacacacactggatgcctggcag gtagacacacacacacacactggatgcctggcaggtggagacacacacatgcacacacacgcgcacacacgcgcacgcacacactggatgcctggcaggtggagacacacacatgcacacacacgcgcacacgcacacagtggatgcctggcaggtggagacgcacacgcacacacacgcgcacacacactgGCTGTCTGGCGGGTGGAgacgcacacaaacacacacacacacattggatgcctggcaggtggagacacacacacactggatgcctagcag gtggagacacacacacacacacacacacacacactggatgcctggcaggtggagacacaaacacacacacacacacacacacactggatgcctggcag gtggagacacacacacacacactggatgcctggcaggtggagacacacacacacacacactggatgcctggcaggtggagacacacacacacacacactggatgcctggcaggtggagacacacacacacacacactggatgcctggcaggtggagacacacacacacacacactggatgcctggcaggtggagacacacacacacacacactggatgcctggcaggtggagacacacacacacacacactggatgcctggcaggtagacacacacacacacactggagagacacacacacacacactggatgcctggcagggggagacacacacacacacacacacactcacatcccCCCTTTGCTGCATTTCTAGGGCTCTCTCCTCCCCCAGATCCCCCAGATCCTGTTATGATAGAGGTGGCAGTGGCTACTCTGCATGTAGGGGTctccagacacacacagagagagaggcagagacacaggcagagacacaggcagaggaagaagcaggctccatgccgggagcctga
- the LOC125752321 gene encoding filaggrin-2-like isoform X13: MHTHAHTHTVDAWQVETHTHTHAHTHWLSGGWRRTQTHTHTLDAWQVETHTHWMPSRWRHTHTHTHTHTGCLVGRHTHTHWMPGRWRHTHAHTRAHTRTHTLDAWQVETHTCTHTRTRTQWMPGRWRRTRTHTRTHTGCLAGGDAHKHTHTHWMPGRWRHTHTGCLAGGDTHTHTHTHTHTGCLAGRHTHTHWMPGRWRHTHAHTRAHTRTHTLDAWQVETHTCTHTRTRTQWMPGRWRRTRTHTRTHTGCLAGGDAHKHTHTHWMPGRWRHTHTGCLAGGDTHAHTHTRTHWMPGRGRHKHTNTHTLDAWQVETHTHTHTHTHTLDAWQVETHTHWMPGRWRHTHTHTHTHTGCLAGGDTNTHTHTHTLDAWQVETHTHTLDAWQVETHTHTHWMPGRWRHTHTHTGCLAGGDTHTHTLDAWQVETHTHTHWMPGRWRHTHTHTGCLAGGDTHTHTLDAWQVDTHTHTGETHTHTLDAWQGETHTHTHTLTSPLCCISRALSSPRSPRSCYDRGGSGYSACRGLQTHTEREAETQAETQAEEEAGSMPGA; encoded by the exons atgcacacacacgcgcacacgcacacagtggatgcctggcaggtggagacgcacacgcacacacacgcgcacacacactgGCTGTCTGGCGGGTGGAgacgcacacaaacacacacacacacattggatgcctggcaggtggagacacacacacactggatgcctagcag gtggagacacacacacacacacacacacacacacactggatgcctggtag gtagacacacacacacacactggatgcctggcaggtggagacacacacatgcacacacacgcgcacacacgcgcacgcacacactggatgcctggcaggtggagacacacacatgcacacacacgcgcacacgcacacagtggatgcctggcaggtggagacgcacacgcacacacacgcgcacacacactgGCTGTCTGGCGGGTGGAgacgcacacaaacacacacacacacattggatgcctggcaggtggagacacacacacactggatgcctagcag gtggagacacacacacacacacacacacacacacacacactggatgcctggcag gtagacacacacacacacactggatgcctggcaggtggagacacacacatgcacacacacgcgcacacacgcgcacgcacacactggatgcctggcaggtggagacacacacatgcacacacacgcgcacacgcacacagtggatgcctggcaggtggagacgcacacgcacacacacgcgcacacacactgGCTGTCTGGCGGGTGGAgacgcacacaaacacacacacacacattggatgcctggcaggtggagacacacacacactggatgcctagcag gtggagacacacacgcgcacacacacacacgcacacactggatgcctggcagggggagacacaaacacacaaacacacacacactggatgcctggcaggtggagacacacacacacacacacacacacacacacacactggatgcctggcaggtggagacacacacacactggatgcctggcag gtggagacacacacacacacacacacacacacacactggatgcctggcag gtggagacacaaacacacacacacacacacacacactggatgcctggcag gtggagacacacacacacacactggatgcctggcaggtggagacacacacacacacacactggatgcctggcaggtggagacacacacacacacacactggatgcctggcaggtggagacacacacacacacacactggatgcctggcaggtggagacacacacacacacacactggatgcctggcaggtggagacacacacacacacacactggatgcctggcaggtggagacacacacacacacacactggatgcctggcaggtagacacacacacacacactggagagacacacacacacacactggatgcctggcagggggagacacacacacacacacacacactcacatcccCCCTTTGCTGCATTTCTAGGGCTCTCTCCTCCCCCAGATCCCCCAGATCCTGTTATGATAGAGGTGGCAGTGGCTACTCTGCATGTAGGGGTctccagacacacacagagagagaggcagagacacaggcagagacacaggcagaggaagaagcaggctccatgccgggagcctga